A DNA window from Macadamia integrifolia cultivar HAES 741 chromosome 4, SCU_Mint_v3, whole genome shotgun sequence contains the following coding sequences:
- the LOC122076969 gene encoding pentatricopeptide repeat-containing protein At3g14580, mitochondrial-like yields the protein MGWECHIYRKLRYSSNPNCINPLLYQSQILHLCSSPKTLNFSGDSCSCESCVRSNCSRKFDADGSDYFSRILCRKDPNLNRSSSISSLNLTFLLYLRPENGVCSRNANSGISGRYFVSKLADLGPVSSASRSFSTSSIGVSPSQEPLESSISSETHSLAECWIGARGKSQVSRKNFDRQTSRGNVKRQPTRWKPSQEVIEIVELVKRGEDHMKSKLSQRSGKISPTLLCEVLEVLNSNRVPALHFFNWVRDAQPEMNCNSQIWSLIISNLGGLKNYDSMLLLLKVLSEKRICLTERAFGFLPVFRKDRASVRSSVKRVIDILTEVGGSCCRSGTYALIKKLCTSNAFDMATFVMEETAKKTSYYNIMIWAKCRSGNFQAALDILDQIRNFGCDPNANSYNYLLGGLCKNGSIVEACNLLNAMEESGYIRDPVTFEVLVYHACRLQRLDFAIEFLNQMMLCGLEPRLTTHAAFIKGYFNDERFQEAHRYVVDMSNRYKSSANESYSLLASLHQQKGYVVEAREILVEMIEKGLKPNFPIFKKVKKDLSKLRMADLAADLESRFSKFQSRTKTG from the coding sequence ATGGGATGGGAATGTCACATATACCGGAAGCTCAGGTACTCCTCCAACCCTAATTGTATCAATCCTCTTCTGTATCAATCtcagattcttcatctctgttCCTCTCCTAAGACCCTAAATTTTTCTGGAGATTCTTGCTCTTGTGAATCCTGTGTTCGAAGCAATTGCAGTCGTAAATTTGATGCCGACGGCAGTGATTATTTTTCGCGCATTCTTTGCAGAAAGGATCCAAATTTGAATAGATCAAGTTCAATCTCTTCTCTGAATCTAACATTTTTATTATATCTACGTCCAGAAAATGGAGTGTGCAGTAGAAATGCCAACTCTGGAATCAGTGGTAGATACTTTGTCTCTAAGCTTGCAGATCTGGGTCCCGTTAGTAGTGCTTCCCGATCGTTTTCCACGTCTTCTATAGGCGTTTCTCCTTCACAGGAGCCACTGGAAAGTTCAATTTCTAGTGAAACTCATAGTCTAGCGGAGTGTTGGATAGGTGCTCGTGGTAAGTCCCAAGTGAGTAGAAAAAACTTTGATCGTCAAACAAGTAGAGGAAATGTCAAGCGTCAACCAACTAGATGGAAACCGAGCCAAGAAGTGATCGAAATTGTTGAGTTGGTTAAACGAGGGGAAGACCATATGAAATCGAAGCTCAGTCAGAGGAGTGGAAAAATATCCCCTACATTGCTTTGTGAGGTTCTCGAGGTCTTGAACTCAAATAGAGTTCCGGCTCTACATTTCTTCAATTGGGTTAGAGATGCTCAGCCTGAAATGAACTGTAATTCTCAAATTTGGAGCCTGATTATTTCTAATCTTGGTGGCTTGAAAAACTATGATTCTATGCTTCTTTTGTTGAAAGTTCTTTCAGAGAAGAGGATTTGTCTCACAGAAAGGGCATTTGGGTTTCTGCCTGTTTTTCGGAAGGATAGGGCTTCAGTTAGGAGCTCTGTCAAAAGAGTGATAGATATATTAACTGAAGTTGGAGGCTCATGTTGTCGGTCTGGCACTTATGCCCTGATTAAGAAGCTATGTACTTCGAATGCCTTTGACATGGCAACCTTTGTGATGGAGGAGACAGCTAAGAAGACATCTTATTACAACATCATGATTTGGGCTAAGTGTAGAAGTGGCAATTTTCAAGCAGCACTGGATATACTAGATCAGATTAGGAATTTTGGTTGTGACCCAAATGCCAACTCTTATAATTACTTGCTCGGTGGGCTCTGCAAGAATGGAAGTATTGTTGAGGCTTGCAATCTGCTTAATGCAATGGAAGAATCGGGTTATATTCGAGATCCTGTAACCTTTGAAGTGCTTGTGTATCATGCATGTAGACTTCAAAGGTTGGATTTTGCAATAGAGTTCCTTAATCAGATGATGTTGTGTGGTCTGGAACCTCGTCTCACGACACATGCTGCCTTCATCAAAGGCTACTTTAATGATGAAAGATTCCAGGAGGCTCATAGATATGTCGTGGATATGAGTAACAGGTACAAATCTTCTGCCAATGAGAGTTACAGCCTGCTCGCAAGCCTTCATCAGCAGAAAGGGTACGTTGTTGAAGCCCGAGAGATTCTCGTTGAAATGATTGAGAAGGGTCTGAAGCCCAACTTTCCCATTTTCAAGAAAGTAAAGAAGGATCTTTCTAAGTTACGGATGGCAGATTTGGCTGCAGATTTAGAGAGCAGATTCTCAAAGTTCCAGTCCAGAACAAAAACTGGTTAA